A window from Streptomyces sp. NBC_00271 encodes these proteins:
- a CDS encoding threonine aldolase family protein, which translates to MSTTIAITPSSRAFISDNMAGASPQIAQAVADAAAGQVLPYGNDPFTDSARRRLSEIFERDVDVFPVSTGSAANGLSLAALTPPWGSVLSHPGSHINTDECGAPEFFTHGAKLVGVPGSDSKIDPEALRVAVRRRAGDVHSVQPSVVSISQATESGSVYTLEEIRGLSAIAKDAGLRVHMDGARFANALDHLGATPAEMTWKAGVDVLSFGATKNGAMTADAIVSFDPALAAELAFRVKRAGQLTSKMRFQAAQIDAYLTDGLWLRNARQANAMATRLGDGLKSIPGTGLLATPQANILFCRLPQQVTEGLLAEGYVFYHDRWEPGIVRLVTAFSHSADDIDQLLDAVRRHIR; encoded by the coding sequence ATGAGCACCACCATCGCCATCACCCCCTCCAGCCGTGCCTTCATCAGCGACAACATGGCCGGGGCGTCCCCGCAGATAGCCCAGGCCGTCGCCGACGCGGCCGCCGGGCAGGTCCTGCCGTACGGCAACGACCCCTTCACCGACAGTGCTCGCCGCAGGCTCAGCGAGATCTTCGAGCGGGACGTCGATGTCTTCCCGGTGTCCACCGGGTCCGCCGCCAACGGCCTGAGTCTGGCGGCCCTCACCCCGCCGTGGGGCAGCGTGCTCTCCCACCCCGGCAGCCACATCAACACCGACGAATGCGGCGCTCCGGAGTTCTTCACCCACGGCGCCAAGCTCGTCGGTGTGCCAGGCTCCGACAGCAAGATCGACCCCGAGGCACTGCGGGTGGCGGTGCGCCGCCGGGCCGGTGACGTGCACAGCGTGCAGCCGTCCGTGGTGAGCATCAGCCAGGCCACCGAGAGCGGCAGCGTCTACACCCTGGAGGAGATCCGCGGCCTGTCCGCCATCGCCAAGGACGCGGGACTGCGCGTCCACATGGACGGCGCGCGCTTCGCCAACGCCCTCGACCATCTCGGCGCCACCCCGGCCGAGATGACCTGGAAGGCCGGCGTCGACGTCCTGTCCTTCGGCGCCACCAAGAACGGCGCGATGACCGCCGACGCCATTGTCTCCTTCGACCCCGCACTCGCCGCCGAACTCGCCTTCCGCGTCAAGCGTGCCGGCCAGCTCACCTCCAAGATGCGCTTTCAGGCGGCCCAGATCGACGCGTACCTCACCGACGGCCTGTGGCTGCGCAACGCCCGCCAGGCGAACGCGATGGCCACCCGCCTCGGCGACGGCCTCAAGTCCATCCCCGGCACCGGCCTTCTGGCCACCCCACAGGCCAACATCCTCTTCTGCCGCCTGCCCCAGCAGGTCACCGAAGGACTTCTCGCCGAGGGCTACGTGTTCTACCACGACCGCTGGGAACCGGGGATCGTCCGGCTCGTCACCGCCTTCTCCCACAGCGCCGACGACATCGACCAGCTGCTCGACGCGGTCCGCCGCCACATCCGCTGA
- a CDS encoding DUF485 domain-containing protein: MTYPDENKYPQSATRWPLPHTAPQSYGHDAPRYGSYGQAPWDEPYAHETHRRSADLDALRSAYRLLRRISTLAALGSFVVYVALSCYAPGLMGAKIAGELSLGMALGVFQLVVTFAAVFWYGRSAQRSVDPLARAVRERTVPTGRNPEAAR, encoded by the coding sequence ATGACATACCCCGATGAGAACAAGTACCCGCAATCAGCGACGAGATGGCCGCTGCCCCACACCGCGCCCCAGTCGTACGGGCACGACGCCCCTCGGTACGGGTCGTACGGGCAAGCTCCTTGGGATGAGCCGTACGCGCACGAGACGCATCGGCGCAGTGCCGACCTCGACGCCCTCCGCTCGGCCTACCGCCTGCTCCGACGGATCTCCACACTCGCCGCGCTCGGCTCCTTCGTGGTGTACGTCGCACTGTCCTGCTATGCGCCTGGCCTGATGGGGGCCAAGATCGCCGGAGAGCTGAGCCTGGGAATGGCTCTGGGGGTCTTCCAGCTCGTCGTCACCTTTGCGGCGGTCTTCTGGTACGGACGCAGCGCACAACGCTCGGTGGATCCGTTGGCCCGCGCCGTCAGGGAGCGGACGGTCCCCACCGGCCGGAACCCGGAGGCGGCGAGATGA
- a CDS encoding sodium/solute symporter, with product MNHFNPGTQATVLILFTTLVTVTLLMCIMAGPDRDDLTNFYTGYLSLTPLKNGLAIAGDYISAATVLSTTGIIALAGYDGYVLAVSTALSLVLLMFLLAEPLRNAGRFTMGDVLARNMPGRAVRIAACLVTLSATLPFLVVQLSGAGSLLTFILNIPHVAGARTACIVIVGSLMIIYAALGGMRGTALIQMIKIVLLLGTSVVVAALVLNRFDWSPGDVLSAAQHGSGAGPAFLRQGLQLGTSAVDRLDFVSLQITVVLGVACLPHITMRLYSAQDVPAVRRSMSWAVGTVTAFCLLVIIIGTGAAALVGSRYITAADPQGRTSVLMLSQVLGGAPASAGATILYAAVAGMVFITLLSSVAGMTLAAASSLAHDLFAHAVLRGRAEPRTEMTVAAWTSVAVGTVAIALSALVQNWDVGVLTTLAICIGASAVAPALTYSLFWRGFTRTGLLATLYGGAACALLLMVFSKAVSGTPSAVFPNADFDLFPMQSTGLVSIPFGYLAGWLGSRLDHRRHTADSHENRRLYDESEARLLAAAE from the coding sequence ATGAACCATTTCAACCCCGGGACGCAGGCCACCGTCCTGATTCTGTTCACCACGCTGGTCACCGTCACGCTGCTGATGTGCATCATGGCGGGACCGGACCGCGACGACCTGACGAACTTCTACACCGGCTACCTCTCGCTCACCCCGCTCAAGAACGGCCTGGCGATCGCGGGCGACTACATCTCGGCGGCCACGGTGCTGAGCACCACGGGCATCATCGCGCTCGCCGGTTACGACGGCTATGTCCTCGCGGTCAGCACTGCCCTGTCACTGGTGCTGCTGATGTTCCTGCTGGCCGAACCCCTGCGCAACGCCGGCAGGTTCACCATGGGCGACGTCCTGGCCCGCAACATGCCGGGGCGGGCCGTGCGTATCGCCGCCTGCCTGGTGACGCTCTCTGCGACCCTGCCCTTCCTGGTCGTCCAGCTCTCCGGGGCCGGGTCGCTGCTCACCTTCATCCTGAACATCCCGCACGTGGCGGGCGCCAGGACGGCGTGCATCGTCATCGTCGGCAGCCTGATGATCATTTACGCGGCGCTCGGCGGCATGAGAGGAACCGCGCTCATTCAGATGATCAAGATTGTGCTCCTGCTCGGCACCAGCGTCGTCGTCGCCGCTCTCGTCCTGAACCGCTTCGACTGGAGCCCCGGCGACGTCCTCAGCGCCGCCCAGCACGGCAGCGGCGCGGGCCCCGCCTTCCTCCGGCAGGGCCTTCAGTTGGGCACCTCGGCCGTTGACCGGCTGGACTTCGTCAGTCTCCAGATCACCGTGGTCCTCGGCGTGGCCTGTCTGCCCCACATCACGATGCGTCTGTACTCCGCGCAGGACGTGCCGGCCGTGCGTCGCTCCATGTCGTGGGCAGTCGGCACGGTCACCGCGTTCTGCCTGCTCGTGATCATCATCGGTACGGGCGCGGCGGCGCTGGTGGGATCGCGGTATATCACCGCGGCCGACCCGCAAGGCAGAACATCGGTCCTCATGCTGTCGCAGGTACTCGGCGGGGCCCCTGCCTCCGCAGGCGCGACGATTCTCTACGCGGCCGTGGCGGGCATGGTGTTCATCACGCTGCTGTCGTCGGTCGCTGGGATGACCCTGGCCGCGGCCTCGTCGCTCGCCCACGACCTGTTCGCCCATGCGGTGCTACGGGGACGGGCGGAGCCGCGCACGGAGATGACGGTGGCGGCGTGGACGAGTGTGGCCGTGGGAACCGTTGCCATCGCGCTCTCCGCCCTGGTCCAGAACTGGGACGTCGGCGTACTGACCACTCTGGCCATCTGCATAGGGGCATCGGCTGTGGCACCCGCGCTCACCTACTCCCTGTTCTGGCGAGGATTCACTCGAACCGGCCTGCTCGCCACCCTCTACGGCGGCGCGGCCTGCGCACTGCTGCTGATGGTCTTCTCCAAGGCCGTCTCGGGCACCCCGTCCGCCGTCTTCCCGAACGCCGACTTCGACCTGTTCCCCATGCAGTCCACCGGACTGGTCTCCATCCCGTTCGGCTACCTGGCGGGCTGGCTGGGCAGCCGTCTTGACCACCGGCGCCACACCGCCGACAGTCACGAGAACCGACGGCTGTACGACGAGAGCGAGGCACGGCTGCTCGCCGCAGCCGAATGA
- a CDS encoding gamma-aminobutyraldehyde dehydrogenase codes for MSEIQVLRNYIDGAFVDAKDGRTLPVLDPTTGEVYANSPLSGPADVDAAMAAAAAAFVVWRDSTPGIRQRLLLKIADAVEARAEELVETECRDTGKPRAVTRSEEIVPMVDQLRFFAGAARLLEGKAAGEYAEGLTSVIRREPIGVCAQVAPWNYPMMTAVWKFAPAIAAGNTVVLKPSDTTPASTVLLASIVGEVLTKLDLPAGVLNVVCGDRNTGQLMVEHAVPALAAITGSVRAGIQVAQSAAKDVKRVHLELGGKAPVVVFEDADIVQAVEGITTAGFFNAGQDCTAAARVLVHEDVHDEFVAELAKAATGVKTGGVDEEGVLFGPLNNATQLAQVGGFVDRLPSHATVEAGGHRVGGRGYFYAPTVVSGLRQDDEIIQNEVFGPVVTVQSFADEDQAVEWANGVDYALASSVWTKDHARAMRMSKRLDFGCVWINTHMVLVAEMPHGGYKKSGYGKDLSAYGFEDYTRIKHVMTSL; via the coding sequence GTGAGCGAAATCCAGGTGCTGCGCAATTACATCGACGGTGCATTTGTCGACGCGAAGGACGGCCGTACGCTGCCGGTACTCGACCCCACCACCGGTGAGGTCTACGCGAACTCACCGCTCTCGGGGCCGGCGGACGTGGACGCGGCGATGGCGGCCGCGGCGGCGGCCTTTGTCGTGTGGCGCGACTCAACCCCCGGTATCCGGCAGCGGCTGCTCCTGAAAATCGCGGACGCCGTCGAGGCACGTGCTGAGGAACTGGTCGAGACGGAGTGCCGGGACACCGGCAAGCCCCGCGCCGTGACCAGGAGCGAAGAGATCGTTCCCATGGTCGACCAGTTGCGCTTCTTCGCGGGCGCGGCGCGCCTGTTGGAGGGCAAGGCGGCAGGGGAGTACGCGGAGGGCCTCACCTCTGTCATCCGGCGCGAGCCGATCGGTGTGTGCGCGCAGGTCGCGCCCTGGAACTACCCCATGATGACGGCGGTGTGGAAGTTCGCACCGGCCATCGCCGCGGGGAACACCGTGGTCCTCAAGCCGTCGGACACCACCCCCGCGTCCACGGTGCTGCTCGCATCGATCGTGGGCGAGGTACTGACGAAGCTGGATCTTCCCGCCGGTGTGCTCAATGTCGTGTGCGGCGATCGGAACACCGGGCAGCTGATGGTCGAGCACGCGGTTCCAGCCCTGGCCGCGATAACCGGCTCGGTCCGTGCCGGCATCCAGGTCGCCCAGAGCGCCGCCAAGGACGTCAAACGGGTCCACCTGGAGCTCGGCGGCAAGGCACCCGTGGTCGTCTTCGAGGACGCGGACATCGTGCAGGCCGTCGAGGGCATCACGACCGCGGGCTTCTTCAACGCGGGGCAGGACTGCACGGCCGCCGCCCGCGTGCTCGTGCACGAGGACGTCCACGACGAGTTCGTCGCCGAGCTGGCCAAGGCCGCCACCGGCGTCAAGACCGGTGGCGTCGACGAGGAGGGCGTGCTCTTCGGCCCGCTCAACAATGCCACCCAACTCGCGCAGGTGGGCGGATTCGTCGACCGGCTCCCCTCGCACGCCACTGTCGAGGCGGGCGGTCACCGTGTCGGTGGCAGGGGCTACTTCTACGCTCCCACTGTCGTCTCCGGCCTCAGGCAGGACGACGAGATCATCCAGAACGAGGTCTTCGGGCCGGTCGTCACCGTCCAGTCCTTCGCCGACGAGGATCAGGCCGTGGAGTGGGCCAACGGCGTCGACTACGCTCTCGCCTCCTCGGTCTGGACAAAGGACCACGCTCGCGCGATGCGCATGTCGAAGCGCCTGGACTTCGGCTGCGTATGGATCAACACCCACATGGTCCTCGTCGCCGAGATGCCCCACGGCGGGTACAAGAAGTCCGGCTACGGCAAGGACCTTTCGGCCTACGGCTTCGAGGACTACACCCGCATCAAGCACGTCATGACATCGCTGTGA
- a CDS encoding extracellular solute-binding protein, whose product MNEQSHRSTSRRSILRAAGASALAAPLAGSLLTACSTKSTPSAKPNTTVTVTSYGGSYNDQLTKTLLKPFEKKTGVRPSLLANTSLAGLKAQVQSGDVQWDIVELTAPEYLQAVDEGLLEKLDYGVISDKGLPSYAKADYGIKYLSFLFVMAWDQKHIPDAQAPKNWEQFLDPGRYKGKRSVYAQLSDSSILEAARLAAGVAFDKIYPLDVDAALKYLAQQPGRDKLIYHTANQEPIQQLTSGEVALSTSFNNRISAARKDGARLNFTARNSVVAGDYFVVPKGARNKEAAFRLLDFMSNDAAAGADFVQTTNLTLANTPALAKLPASVADSLPTSPKLADSILVRDDAWWAKNLKATEQRFKLWQAGS is encoded by the coding sequence ATGAACGAGCAGTCACACAGAAGCACGAGCCGCCGGTCGATCCTCCGGGCGGCCGGAGCCTCCGCGCTTGCGGCACCCCTCGCGGGGAGTCTGCTCACCGCGTGCAGCACCAAGTCCACCCCTTCGGCCAAGCCGAACACCACCGTGACCGTCACCTCCTACGGCGGCTCGTACAACGACCAGCTGACGAAGACCCTGCTCAAGCCTTTCGAGAAGAAGACGGGTGTGCGACCGTCGCTGCTGGCCAACACCAGCCTCGCCGGCCTCAAGGCCCAGGTGCAGTCCGGCGATGTCCAGTGGGACATCGTGGAGTTGACCGCACCGGAGTACCTCCAGGCTGTCGACGAGGGGCTGCTGGAGAAGCTCGACTACGGCGTCATCAGCGACAAGGGGCTGCCGTCCTATGCGAAGGCCGACTACGGCATCAAGTACCTGAGTTTCCTGTTCGTGATGGCCTGGGACCAGAAGCACATTCCCGACGCGCAGGCGCCCAAGAACTGGGAACAGTTCCTCGACCCGGGGCGCTACAAGGGCAAGCGTTCCGTCTACGCGCAGTTGTCCGACAGCTCGATCCTGGAGGCTGCACGGCTCGCCGCGGGCGTCGCCTTCGACAAGATCTACCCACTCGACGTCGATGCCGCCCTGAAATACCTGGCACAGCAACCCGGGCGCGACAAACTGATCTACCACACCGCCAACCAGGAGCCGATCCAGCAGCTGACCTCGGGTGAGGTCGCGCTCTCGACCAGCTTCAACAACCGGATCAGCGCCGCCCGCAAGGACGGGGCAAGGCTGAACTTCACCGCCAGGAACAGTGTCGTCGCGGGCGACTACTTCGTGGTCCCCAAGGGCGCCAGGAACAAGGAGGCGGCCTTCCGGCTTCTGGACTTCATGAGCAACGACGCCGCAGCCGGCGCCGACTTCGTCCAGACCACGAACCTCACCCTGGCCAACACCCCGGCCCTCGCCAAGCTGCCTGCTTCGGTCGCCGACTCCCTGCCCACCAGCCCCAAGCTGGCAGACTCCATCCTGGTCCGCGACGACGCCTGGTGGGCCAAGAATCTCAAGGCGACCGAGCAGCGCTTCAAGCTGTGGCAGGCGGGCAGTTGA
- a CDS encoding ABC transporter permease, which produces MPSTVTPAAASASTGTDTPRRRRRMRGTWLLLLAPALAFDAVLFLTPLGRLVAASTHDHAYQRVLKDPLVSRSLLNTFEISALSTLATVILGYLLAMVIWRRGPLARVVLFALVLLPFWTGVLVKNFAWAVLLQDNGLVNTALQRLGLTDAPLALLHNRFAVVVGMVHYLLPYAVFPIFAALAAIDDRLELAARSLGAGEASVFRRITLPLTVPGVSAAGLLVFIISTGFFITPVVLGGPGDMMIANQIDFYARQLTDFAGASALALLLTAVVSVLVAVYQRILRAGGEYEAH; this is translated from the coding sequence ATGCCGTCCACCGTGACGCCTGCCGCGGCCTCCGCGTCCACAGGCACCGACACGCCGCGGCGGCGCAGGCGTATGCGCGGCACCTGGTTGCTGCTTCTGGCGCCCGCACTCGCCTTCGACGCCGTACTCTTCCTGACGCCTCTCGGCAGACTCGTCGCGGCGAGCACCCACGACCACGCCTACCAGCGCGTGCTGAAGGACCCGCTGGTGTCCCGCTCGCTGCTCAACACCTTCGAGATCAGCGCGCTGTCCACGCTCGCCACGGTCATACTCGGCTACCTGCTGGCCATGGTGATCTGGCGGCGCGGCCCGCTGGCGCGGGTCGTCCTCTTCGCCCTGGTGCTGCTGCCCTTCTGGACGGGCGTCCTGGTGAAGAACTTCGCGTGGGCGGTGCTCCTGCAGGACAACGGCCTGGTGAACACCGCACTGCAGAGGCTCGGCCTCACCGACGCCCCGCTGGCCCTGCTCCACAACCGCTTCGCCGTCGTGGTCGGCATGGTGCACTATCTGCTGCCGTACGCCGTCTTCCCGATCTTCGCGGCCCTGGCCGCGATCGACGACCGGCTCGAACTCGCGGCCCGGTCACTGGGGGCGGGCGAGGCATCGGTCTTCCGGCGGATCACCCTGCCCCTGACAGTGCCAGGGGTCTCCGCCGCGGGTCTGCTGGTGTTCATCATCAGTACGGGGTTCTTCATCACGCCCGTCGTGCTCGGCGGCCCCGGCGACATGATGATCGCCAATCAGATCGACTTCTACGCACGCCAGTTGACCGACTTCGCCGGAGCGTCGGCGCTCGCGCTGCTGCTGACCGCCGTCGTCAGCGTACTCGTCGCCGTGTACCAGCGGATCCTTCGCGCAGGAGGCGAATATGAGGCTCACTAA
- a CDS encoding ABC transporter permease, with amino-acid sequence MRLTKPRHVSSLIALVPVFVFLVVPTLIVLPVAFTGSRYITFPPGQLSTDAVTGFFRDQAWMAALSASLQAAGVAVAIAVAIGGTAAVALHGRTFPGKAAVTGLLLAPMIVPAVVMALAFYQFFISLGMVGTVLPIGLAHAVIAVPYAFLTVRASLAGLNPALVRSASSLGAGAFSVMRFVYLPVVRPGLVAGALFAFSVSIDETVIALFLQSPDATTLPVKMFTDIQYNLTPKIAVSSAMLVTVATLGLLVQVCLTIRRRSVARLLPLTAPEQTG; translated from the coding sequence ATGAGGCTCACTAAACCTCGGCATGTGTCCTCGCTGATCGCCTTGGTGCCGGTCTTCGTGTTCCTTGTGGTGCCGACGCTGATCGTGCTGCCGGTGGCGTTCACGGGCAGCCGCTACATCACCTTCCCGCCCGGGCAGTTGTCCACGGACGCGGTCACCGGCTTCTTCCGCGACCAGGCGTGGATGGCTGCCCTCTCCGCGAGTCTCCAGGCGGCCGGCGTCGCCGTGGCGATCGCCGTGGCGATCGGGGGGACGGCAGCCGTGGCGCTGCACGGGCGTACGTTTCCCGGGAAGGCGGCGGTGACGGGCCTGCTGCTCGCGCCCATGATCGTGCCTGCGGTGGTGATGGCACTGGCGTTCTACCAGTTCTTCATCTCCCTGGGCATGGTGGGGACGGTCCTGCCGATCGGCCTCGCCCATGCCGTGATCGCGGTGCCGTACGCCTTCCTCACCGTGCGGGCCAGCCTCGCCGGGCTGAATCCGGCGCTCGTCCGCTCGGCGAGCAGCCTGGGCGCGGGAGCCTTCTCCGTCATGCGGTTCGTCTATCTCCCGGTCGTCCGCCCGGGGCTCGTCGCGGGGGCCCTGTTCGCCTTCTCCGTGTCCATCGACGAGACGGTGATCGCGCTGTTCCTGCAGTCCCCGGACGCGACGACACTGCCGGTGAAGATGTTCACCGACATTCAGTACAACCTGACCCCGAAGATCGCCGTGTCATCGGCGATGCTCGTCACCGTCGCCACACTCGGTCTGCTCGTCCAGGTCTGCCTCACCATCCGCCGCCGCTCCGTCGCACGGCTGCTCCCCTTGACCGCCCCCGAACAGACAGGGTGA
- a CDS encoding ABC transporter ATP-binding protein, translated as MTTTTTQQASASAPSEERRGAIELRSVRKTYGDVAAVDHLDLSVEPGEFVTLLGPSGSGKTTTMMMVAGFEELTSGTVLIDGEPVDRLPPKDRNLGVVFQSYALFPHMSAAENVDFPLRMRGVQRSERRRRAEEALTRVGLAGLGDRRPRQMSGGQQQRVALARALVFNPAALLLDEPMAALDKRLREQMQGEVKTLQQSLGISVLFVTHDQDEAMSMSDRIVVMRDGRIVQEGAPEDVYAHPSTDWVANFLGDTNLLPCTVLERGDGEAVVDLGAWGVGRVRDRGAKGDAYAVSVRPEHLRFVDVDRTENRGSGRLLSSTSLGATVRHRLHVGGRDVVMRELGTGSRATGDLDTEVTVGWSPEEAQLLVLEQ; from the coding sequence ATGACGACCACGACCACACAGCAGGCATCCGCCTCGGCGCCCAGTGAAGAGCGCCGTGGCGCCATCGAGTTGCGGAGCGTCCGTAAGACGTACGGCGACGTCGCCGCCGTCGACCATCTCGATCTGTCGGTCGAGCCCGGCGAGTTCGTGACGCTGCTCGGGCCAAGCGGCTCCGGCAAGACCACGACGATGATGATGGTCGCCGGTTTCGAGGAACTCACCTCCGGTACTGTGCTGATCGACGGCGAACCCGTGGACCGGCTTCCCCCGAAAGACCGCAACCTCGGCGTCGTCTTCCAGAGTTACGCCCTGTTCCCGCACATGAGCGCCGCCGAGAACGTCGATTTCCCGTTGCGCATGCGAGGGGTCCAGCGGAGCGAGCGGCGCAGGCGAGCGGAAGAGGCACTCACCCGCGTCGGACTGGCCGGGCTCGGCGACCGTCGTCCGCGTCAGATGTCCGGCGGCCAGCAGCAGCGTGTCGCACTCGCCCGCGCCCTGGTGTTCAACCCGGCTGCCCTGCTGCTGGACGAACCGATGGCCGCTCTGGACAAGCGTCTGCGTGAGCAGATGCAGGGCGAGGTGAAGACACTGCAGCAGTCGCTCGGCATCTCCGTCCTGTTCGTAACCCATGACCAGGATGAGGCGATGTCCATGTCCGACCGGATCGTGGTCATGCGCGACGGCAGGATCGTGCAGGAAGGCGCCCCCGAGGACGTGTACGCGCATCCGAGTACCGACTGGGTGGCCAACTTCCTCGGCGACACCAACCTGCTGCCCTGCACGGTGCTGGAGCGGGGGGACGGCGAGGCCGTCGTCGACCTCGGCGCCTGGGGAGTCGGCCGGGTAAGGGACCGCGGGGCGAAGGGCGACGCGTACGCGGTCTCCGTCCGCCCCGAGCATCTGCGTTTCGTCGACGTCGACCGCACCGAGAACCGCGGCTCCGGCCGGTTGCTGTCGTCCACCAGCCTCGGCGCCACGGTCCGTCACCGACTGCACGTAGGCGGCCGGGACGTGGTCATGCGCGAACTCGGCACGGGCTCGCGCGCGACCGGCGACCTCGACACCGAGGTGACGGTCGGTTGGTCACCGGAGGAGGCACAGCTGCTCGTACTGGAGCAGTGA